The Deinococcus wulumuqiensis R12 genome has a window encoding:
- the recN gene encoding DNA repair protein RecN, with translation MTRKARPPKPAPPETAAPAGTAAELSTSDAAPAFPRLSRLEIRNLATITQLDLDLGGGFCAFTGETGAGKSIIVDALGLLLGGRANHDLIRSGEKELLVTGFWGDGDETEADSASRRLSSAGRGAARLSGEVVSVRELQEWAQGRLTIHWQHSAVSLLSPANQRGLLDRRVPGEAQAYAAAHAAWRGAVGRLERLQASQRERARQIDLLAFQVQEISEVSPDPGEEEGLNTELSRLSNLHTTQQAAAGGVELLSDGDLNAAGLLGEAVRALNAGAKYDETVRQLQSDLRSALESVQAIAGELRDVAEGSAADPEALDRVEARLSALSKLKNKYGPTLEDVVEFGARAAEELAALEADERDAGSLQADVDALHAELLRVGKALDTAREREAGPLAKSLLAVIRELGMPHARMEFALSPLAEPAASGLSDVLLRFSANPGEELGPLSDVASGGELSRVMLAVSTVLGADTPSVVFDEVDAGIGGAAATKVAEQLSRLAGARQVLVVTHLAQIAARAHHHYKVEKRVEEGRTVSRVRLLTGDERLEEIARMLSGNTSEAALKHARELLEG, from the coding sequence GTGACCCGCAAGGCCCGTCCCCCCAAACCCGCCCCACCCGAGACCGCCGCACCTGCGGGCACCGCCGCCGAGCTGTCCACGTCCGACGCGGCCCCCGCTTTTCCCCGGCTCTCGCGGCTGGAAATTCGCAACCTCGCCACCATCACGCAGCTCGACCTCGACCTCGGCGGCGGCTTTTGCGCCTTTACCGGCGAGACGGGGGCGGGCAAAAGCATCATCGTGGACGCGCTGGGGCTGCTGCTGGGCGGGCGGGCCAACCACGACCTGATTCGCAGCGGGGAAAAGGAACTGCTGGTGACCGGCTTCTGGGGCGACGGCGACGAAACCGAGGCCGACAGCGCCAGCCGACGCCTGAGCAGCGCGGGCCGGGGGGCGGCGCGGCTCTCGGGCGAGGTGGTCAGCGTGCGCGAGTTGCAGGAGTGGGCGCAGGGGCGGCTGACCATTCACTGGCAGCACTCGGCGGTCAGTCTGCTGTCGCCCGCCAACCAGCGCGGTCTGCTCGACCGCCGGGTGCCGGGGGAAGCCCAGGCGTACGCCGCGGCGCACGCGGCGTGGCGCGGGGCGGTGGGCCGACTCGAACGCCTCCAGGCCAGCCAGCGCGAACGGGCGCGGCAAATCGACCTGCTCGCCTTTCAGGTGCAGGAAATCAGCGAGGTCAGCCCCGACCCCGGCGAGGAAGAGGGCCTGAACACCGAACTTTCGCGCCTGTCCAACCTCCACACCACCCAGCAGGCGGCGGCGGGCGGCGTGGAACTCCTGAGCGACGGCGACCTGAACGCGGCGGGGCTGCTCGGTGAGGCAGTGCGGGCGCTCAACGCCGGAGCCAAGTACGACGAAACGGTGCGGCAACTGCAAAGCGACCTGCGCTCGGCACTCGAAAGCGTGCAGGCCATCGCGGGCGAGCTGCGCGACGTGGCCGAAGGCTCGGCGGCGGACCCCGAAGCACTCGACCGGGTGGAAGCCCGCCTGAGCGCCCTGAGCAAGCTGAAAAACAAGTACGGTCCCACACTGGAAGACGTGGTGGAATTCGGGGCGCGGGCCGCCGAGGAACTTGCCGCCCTGGAAGCCGACGAGCGCGACGCGGGCAGCCTGCAAGCCGACGTGGACGCCCTGCATGCCGAACTGCTCAGGGTCGGCAAGGCGCTGGACACGGCCCGCGAGCGCGAGGCCGGGCCGCTGGCGAAGTCGCTGCTGGCGGTCATTCGCGAGCTGGGGATGCCCCACGCCCGCATGGAGTTCGCCCTCTCCCCGCTGGCCGAACCCGCCGCTTCCGGCCTCAGCGACGTGCTGCTGCGCTTTTCGGCCAACCCCGGCGAGGAACTCGGGCCGCTGTCCGACGTGGCCTCGGGCGGTGAACTGTCGCGGGTGATGCTGGCGGTCAGCACGGTCCTCGGCGCCGACACCCCCAGCGTGGTCTTCGACGAGGTGGACGCGGGCATCGGGGGCGCGGCGGCCACCAAAGTGGCCGAGCAGCTCTCGCGCCTCGCCGGCGCCCGGCAGGTTCTGGTCGTCACCCACCTCGCCCAGATTGCCGCCCGCGCCCACCACCACTACAAGGTGGAAAAACGGGTGGAAGAGGGCCGCACCGTCAGCCGCGTGCGCCTGCTCACGGGCGACGAGCGCCTCGAAGAAATCGCCCGGATGCTCTCCGGCAACACCTCGGAAGCGGCGCTGAAGCACGCGCGGGAGCTGCTGGAAGGCTAA
- the dxs gene encoding 1-deoxy-D-xylulose-5-phosphate synthase, which yields MNELPGTSSTPLLDQIHGPADLKRLSREQLPALSHELREEIVRVCSRGGLHLASSLGAVDIITALHYVLDSPRDRILFDVGHQAYAHKILTGRRGQMADIKKEGGISGFTKVSESEHDAITVGHASTSLANALGMALARDAQGKDFHVAAVIGDGSLTGGMALAALNTIGDMGRKMLIVLNDNEMSISENVGAINKFMRGLQVQKWFQESEGAGKKAVEAVSKPLADFMSRAKNSTRHFFDPASVNPFAAMGVRYVGPVDGHNVQELVWLLERLIDLDGPTILHIVTTKGKGLSYAEADPIYWHGPAKFDPATGEYVPSSAYSWSAAFGEAVTEWARTDPRTFVVTPAMREGSGLVEFSRVHPHRYLDVGIAEEVAVTTAAGMALQGLRPIVAIYSTFLQRAYDQVLHDVAIENLNVTFCIDRAGIVGADGATHNGVFDLSFLRSIPGVRIGLPKDAAELRGMLKYAQTHDGPFAIRYPRGNAAQVPAGTWPEMKWGEWERLRDGDDVVILAGGKALDYALKAAEDLPGVGVVNARFVKPLDEKMLREVASKARALITVEDNTVVGGFGSAVLEALNAMNLRPGVRVLGIPDEFQEHATTESVHARAGIDAQAIRTVLAELGVDVPIEV from the coding sequence ATGAACGAACTTCCCGGCACGTCCAGTACACCGCTGCTGGACCAGATTCACGGCCCCGCCGACCTCAAGCGTCTGTCGCGTGAGCAGCTTCCCGCGCTGAGCCACGAGTTGCGCGAAGAAATCGTGCGGGTATGCTCGCGGGGCGGGCTACACCTCGCGTCCTCGCTGGGGGCCGTGGACATCATCACCGCGCTGCATTACGTGCTGGACTCGCCGCGTGACCGGATTCTGTTCGACGTGGGGCACCAGGCCTACGCCCACAAAATCCTGACCGGACGGCGGGGGCAGATGGCCGACATCAAGAAGGAAGGCGGCATCAGCGGCTTTACCAAGGTCTCCGAGTCCGAACACGACGCGATTACCGTCGGGCACGCCTCCACGTCCTTAGCCAACGCGCTGGGCATGGCGCTGGCCCGCGACGCGCAGGGCAAGGACTTTCACGTCGCTGCCGTCATCGGGGACGGGTCGCTGACCGGCGGGATGGCCCTCGCCGCACTGAACACCATCGGCGACATGGGGCGCAAGATGCTGATCGTCCTGAACGACAACGAAATGAGCATCTCGGAAAATGTCGGCGCCATCAACAAATTCATGCGCGGCCTACAGGTCCAGAAGTGGTTTCAGGAGAGCGAGGGCGCAGGCAAGAAGGCGGTGGAAGCCGTCAGCAAGCCGCTGGCCGACTTCATGAGCCGCGCCAAGAACTCCACCCGGCATTTTTTCGACCCCGCCAGCGTCAACCCCTTCGCCGCGATGGGCGTGCGTTACGTCGGTCCGGTGGACGGCCACAACGTGCAGGAACTGGTGTGGCTGCTCGAGCGCCTCATCGACCTTGACGGGCCGACCATCCTCCACATCGTGACGACCAAGGGCAAGGGCCTGAGCTACGCCGAGGCCGACCCGATCTACTGGCACGGTCCGGCCAAGTTCGACCCCGCGACGGGCGAGTACGTGCCGAGCAGCGCGTATTCGTGGAGCGCCGCCTTCGGGGAAGCCGTGACAGAGTGGGCGAGGACCGACCCGCGCACCTTCGTGGTCACGCCCGCCATGCGCGAGGGCAGCGGTCTGGTGGAATTCAGCCGGGTTCACCCCCACCGCTACCTCGACGTGGGTATCGCCGAGGAAGTCGCGGTGACGACGGCGGCGGGCATGGCGCTGCAAGGGCTGCGGCCCATCGTCGCCATCTACTCCACCTTCCTGCAACGCGCCTACGACCAGGTCCTGCACGACGTCGCCATCGAGAACCTGAATGTCACCTTCTGCATCGACCGTGCGGGCATCGTGGGGGCCGACGGCGCGACGCACAACGGCGTGTTCGACCTCAGCTTCCTGCGCTCCATCCCCGGCGTGCGGATTGGCCTGCCCAAAGACGCCGCCGAACTGCGGGGGATGCTCAAGTACGCGCAGACGCACGACGGCCCCTTCGCCATTCGCTACCCGCGCGGCAATGCGGCGCAGGTGCCTGCCGGAACGTGGCCCGAGATGAAGTGGGGCGAGTGGGAACGGCTGCGGGACGGCGACGACGTGGTGATTCTGGCGGGCGGCAAGGCGCTCGACTATGCCTTGAAGGCCGCCGAGGACCTCCCCGGTGTGGGCGTGGTCAATGCCCGCTTCGTCAAGCCGCTGGACGAAAAGATGCTGCGCGAGGTGGCGAGCAAAGCCCGCGCCCTGATTACGGTGGAAGACAACACCGTGGTCGGCGGCTTCGGCAGCGCGGTGCTGGAGGCCCTGAACGCCATGAACCTGCGCCCTGGCGTGCGGGTGCTCGGCATTCCCGACGAATTCCAGGAACACGCCACCACCGAGAGTGTCCATGCCCGCGCCGGAATCGACGCGCAGGCGATTCGGACGGTGCTGGCCGAACTCGGGGTGGACGTGCCGATTGAGGTGTAG
- a CDS encoding 2-isopropylmalate synthase has translation MTQTESQQRIRIFDTTLRDGEQSPGVALNHAQKLEIAHTLARLGVDVIEAGFPIASPGDLEGVSRIAREVRGPVIAGLARANRADIEAAARAVEAAENARIHTFIATSPIHMQKKLNLEPDAVIERAVQAVTLARTFVDDVEFSAEDATRSDWDFLSRIFKAAVEAGATTINVPDTVGYTTPEEMRRLFAYLRAELPAHVILSSHCHDDLGMAVANSIAAAEGGARQIECTVNGIGERAGNASLEEIVMAFHTRRDVYGFETGIRTRELYRASRLVSRLSGMPVQPNKAIVGDNAFAHESGIHQDGVIKARETYEIMNAELVGREAAVLVMGKHSGRAAFRKALTDLGYEDIPDDKVQYLFGRFKDLADRKGQIYAEDLRALVDARSDVPQTFSLEGFQITSGMNMMPVAFVRLHTPDGPVDATAHGDGPVEAAFQAISKITGLHPTLESYRIQSVTRGDDALGEVSIHVRHGETHLSGTGVATDIVEASARAWIRVMNMIVAGMGKNKAITQMTP, from the coding sequence ATGACCCAGACCGAGTCCCAGCAACGCATCCGCATCTTCGACACCACCCTGCGTGACGGCGAGCAGTCGCCCGGTGTGGCGCTCAACCACGCGCAGAAGCTGGAAATCGCGCACACCCTGGCCCGTCTGGGCGTGGACGTGATCGAGGCCGGGTTCCCGATTGCCAGCCCCGGTGACCTCGAAGGCGTCAGCCGCATCGCCCGCGAAGTGCGGGGGCCGGTCATCGCGGGTCTGGCGCGGGCGAACCGGGCCGACATCGAGGCGGCGGCCAGAGCGGTCGAGGCCGCCGAGAACGCCCGCATCCACACCTTCATCGCCACCAGCCCGATTCACATGCAGAAGAAGCTGAATCTGGAGCCGGACGCCGTGATCGAGCGGGCGGTGCAGGCGGTCACGCTGGCCCGCACGTTCGTAGACGACGTGGAATTCAGCGCCGAGGACGCCACCCGCAGCGACTGGGACTTTCTGAGCCGTATCTTCAAGGCCGCCGTCGAAGCGGGCGCGACCACCATCAACGTGCCCGACACGGTGGGCTACACCACGCCCGAGGAGATGCGCCGGCTGTTTGCGTACCTCAGGGCCGAACTGCCCGCGCACGTCATCCTGTCCAGCCATTGCCACGACGACCTCGGCATGGCGGTCGCCAACTCCATCGCGGCGGCGGAGGGCGGCGCGCGGCAGATCGAATGCACCGTCAACGGCATCGGCGAGCGGGCCGGAAACGCCTCGCTGGAAGAAATCGTGATGGCGTTTCACACCCGGCGCGACGTGTACGGCTTTGAGACCGGCATCCGCACCCGTGAGCTGTACCGCGCTTCGCGGCTGGTGTCGCGCCTGAGCGGGATGCCGGTGCAGCCCAACAAGGCCATCGTGGGCGACAACGCCTTCGCGCACGAGTCGGGCATTCATCAGGACGGCGTGATCAAGGCCCGCGAAACCTACGAAATCATGAACGCCGAACTGGTGGGCCGTGAGGCCGCCGTGCTGGTCATGGGCAAGCACTCGGGCCGCGCCGCCTTCCGCAAGGCGCTGACCGACCTGGGCTACGAGGACATTCCCGACGACAAGGTGCAGTACCTGTTCGGGCGCTTCAAGGACCTCGCCGACCGCAAGGGCCAGATTTACGCCGAGGACCTGCGCGCCCTGGTGGACGCCCGCAGCGACGTGCCGCAGACCTTCAGCCTGGAGGGGTTCCAGATCACTTCCGGCATGAACATGATGCCGGTCGCGTTCGTGCGCCTGCACACGCCCGACGGCCCGGTGGACGCCACCGCGCACGGCGACGGCCCGGTGGAAGCGGCGTTTCAGGCCATTTCCAAGATTACGGGGCTGCATCCCACGCTGGAGAGCTACCGCATCCAGTCGGTCACCCGGGGCGACGACGCGCTCGGCGAGGTCAGCATTCACGTCCGGCACGGCGAAACGCACCTGAGTGGCACCGGGGTCGCCACCGACATCGTGGAAGCGTCGGCCCGCGCCTGGATTCGCGTGATGAACATGATCGTGGCCGGAATGGGCAAGAACAAGGCGATTACGCAGATGACGCCCTGA
- a CDS encoding chlorite dismutase family protein, whose translation MQPSGPAVAAPKGRPKRMVDLDPSGQVTQKEPDRAQRQFLSYAFYKLDPAFRRLPHAEREEMKAEFRAAVEGWVADAEPRQGLIQRSYSLVGIRNDVDFMLWRIAFDVNDFQAAQARLNRTRMMGYLHQSATYLAMQKRSQYVNRIEGSGHGLEILPGQGKYLFIYPFIKTRAWYDLTPYARQGMMDEHIYASEPFKGVRINTSYSYGIDDQEFVVSFDSDYPQEFVDLVHRLRYTEASNYTLQDTPMYTCVKKDLAAVLDDLA comes from the coding sequence ATGCAGCCGTCTGGCCCCGCGGTCGCCGCGCCCAAAGGCCGCCCCAAGCGGATGGTGGACCTCGACCCCAGCGGGCAGGTCACGCAAAAGGAACCCGACCGCGCCCAGCGGCAGTTTCTGAGTTACGCCTTCTACAAGCTCGACCCGGCCTTCCGCCGCCTGCCGCACGCCGAGCGCGAGGAGATGAAGGCCGAGTTTCGGGCGGCGGTGGAGGGCTGGGTCGCGGACGCCGAACCGCGTCAGGGGCTGATTCAGCGTTCCTACTCGCTGGTCGGCATCCGCAACGATGTGGACTTCATGCTCTGGCGCATCGCCTTCGACGTGAACGACTTCCAGGCGGCCCAGGCCCGGCTCAACCGCACCCGCATGATGGGCTACCTGCACCAGAGCGCCACCTACCTCGCCATGCAAAAGCGCAGCCAGTACGTCAACCGGATCGAGGGCAGCGGGCACGGCCTGGAAATCCTGCCGGGACAGGGCAAGTACCTCTTCATCTACCCCTTCATCAAGACCCGCGCCTGGTACGACCTGACCCCCTACGCCCGCCAGGGCATGATGGACGAGCACATCTACGCCTCCGAGCCGTTCAAGGGGGTGCGCATCAACACCAGCTACTCCTACGGCATCGACGACCAGGAGTTCGTGGTGTCGTTCGACTCCGACTACCCGCAGGAATTCGTGGACCTCGTTCACCGCCTGCGCTACACCGAGGCGAGCAACTACACCTTGCAGGACACGCCGATGTACACCTGCGTGAAAAAAGACCTCGCGGCGGTGCTCGACGACCTGGCCTGA
- a CDS encoding alpha/beta hydrolase has translation MPVDPQLYQVLLQLSQAPQPGSLEEMRASVRANAVRSPKRPVSLGEVRDLTLPGPDGSLGARLYHPAGQVPASGWPLTVYFHGGGFVAYDLDTHDALCRELCAASGAAVLSVAYRLAPEHKFPAAVHDAFASVVWAAAHAAGLGADASRLAVAGDSAGANLAVAASLRARDEGGPALRAQLLIYPAADFGNPRRYPSRRENARGYFLTAERMKFFGQMYLARPEDAAHPHASPVNAESLAGLPPALVLTAEFDPLRDEGAFLADALRAAGVDSEHRPGPGMIHGFANMTGVSSAAAQLVDDAGRWLGDRLREGRISQSS, from the coding sequence ATGCCTGTAGACCCCCAGCTGTACCAAGTCCTGCTGCAACTTTCGCAGGCCCCCCAACCCGGCAGTCTGGAAGAGATGCGGGCCAGTGTGCGGGCCAACGCCGTCCGCAGCCCCAAACGCCCGGTCAGCCTGGGCGAGGTGCGCGACCTGACCTTGCCCGGCCCGGACGGTTCACTCGGCGCCCGGCTCTATCACCCCGCCGGGCAGGTCCCCGCGTCGGGCTGGCCGCTGACGGTGTATTTCCACGGCGGCGGGTTCGTGGCTTACGACCTCGACACCCACGACGCCCTGTGCCGCGAACTGTGCGCGGCGTCCGGCGCGGCGGTGCTGAGCGTGGCCTACCGCCTCGCCCCCGAGCACAAGTTTCCCGCTGCCGTTCACGACGCCTTCGCCAGCGTGGTCTGGGCCGCCGCACACGCCGCTGGCCTCGGGGCCGACGCTTCCCGGCTGGCGGTGGCCGGGGACAGTGCCGGGGCGAACCTCGCCGTCGCCGCGTCGCTGCGTGCCCGCGACGAGGGCGGCCCCGCGCTGCGGGCGCAACTGCTGATTTACCCCGCCGCCGACTTCGGCAACCCTAGGCGTTACCCCAGCCGCCGGGAAAACGCACGCGGGTACTTTCTGACCGCCGAGCGCATGAAGTTCTTCGGGCAGATGTACCTCGCCCGGCCCGAAGACGCCGCACACCCGCACGCCTCGCCGGTGAACGCGGAGAGTCTGGCGGGGCTGCCGCCCGCGCTGGTGCTGACCGCCGAGTTCGACCCCCTGCGCGACGAGGGTGCCTTCCTGGCCGACGCGCTGCGGGCCGCCGGGGTGGACAGCGAGCACCGCCCCGGCCCCGGTATGATTCACGGCTTTGCCAACATGACCGGCGTGTCCTCCGCCGCCGCGCAACTCGTGGACGACGCGGGCCGCTGGCTGGGGGACAGGCTGCGCGAAGGGAGGATAAGCCAGTCTTCATGA
- a CDS encoding PspA/IM30 family protein, whose translation MTIFDRLSRLLRANVNDMISKAEDPAKIIDQALRDMRSAYADARNEVAGAMAQSAKLERESGTNGKLAAEYEKKAEEALRGGSEDLAREALRRAQNHKDLAKGFDEQRTIQQSTVDQLKTQLRALEAKIDEMESKKTLLAARQKTAQAGATLDRVSGFDKAGGAMDAFNEMEQKVAGMEDRNRAIGELRNENDFDAQLKDLGRDRDVDDALAALKAKVQGSNQS comes from the coding sequence ATGACCATTTTCGACCGTCTGTCCCGTCTGCTCCGCGCCAACGTCAACGACATGATTTCGAAGGCCGAGGACCCCGCTAAGATTATCGACCAGGCCCTGCGTGACATGCGCAGCGCTTACGCCGATGCCCGCAACGAAGTCGCCGGGGCGATGGCCCAGTCGGCCAAGCTGGAGCGCGAGTCCGGCACCAACGGCAAGCTCGCCGCCGAATACGAGAAGAAGGCCGAGGAAGCCCTGCGCGGCGGCTCGGAAGACCTGGCCCGCGAAGCGCTGCGCCGCGCCCAGAACCACAAGGACCTCGCCAAGGGGTTCGACGAGCAGCGCACCATCCAGCAGAGCACCGTCGACCAGCTCAAGACCCAGCTGCGCGCCCTCGAAGCCAAAATCGACGAGATGGAATCCAAGAAGACCCTGCTCGCCGCCCGACAGAAGACCGCGCAGGCCGGGGCCACCCTCGACCGGGTGTCGGGCTTCGACAAGGCCGGAGGCGCGATGGACGCCTTCAACGAGATGGAGCAGAAGGTCGCCGGTATGGAAGACCGCAACCGGGCGATAGGCGAACTGCGCAACGAAAACGACTTCGACGCGCAGCTCAAGGACCTGGGGCGTGACCGTGACGTGGACGACGCCCTCGCCGCACTCAAGGCCAAAGTTCAGGGCAGCAACCAGAGCTGA
- a CDS encoding tetratricopeptide repeat protein: protein MEEGVTRLSKLLSLTQDQSTVAYRWAALTRLQLQVCLGTLNPEFPEQLEETISLARSAGDLACLAEALNVSGVVKAYSGLFEEAVPLFEEAVEAASASGYHYGQVAALNNIGAMFSNVNQFTRAKHVLAQAVHLASEHHFDSVLAALALLNTEVQINVGDHRVAEEACQVAEALFQKLGSRRDLGFVALLRGIIALWQDVPSVARINGNFERAEQHFQEAERLLKPGAVGQQMDLLRPGPVDVLIGRGQWAEAREQLERTLAKAVEDDDQVAVMNAHFALGRVEHGEQHYLEALLHFQTMLGLTQYELAQVEGLEVATATVSRLGYREMAASIWGATARFREQTGLVRQPYFAEPHDRERQWTRQQLGQMAFDEAFTQGKAMSLKEAVGRLLSLQCTKEGQSHPSHGVQPLN, encoded by the coding sequence ATGGAAGAGGGGGTCACGCGCCTTTCCAAACTGCTGTCCCTGACCCAGGATCAATCCACCGTTGCCTATCGGTGGGCCGCTCTGACCCGCCTGCAACTTCAAGTTTGTCTCGGGACACTCAATCCAGAATTTCCGGAGCAGTTGGAAGAAACCATTTCGTTAGCCCGCTCGGCTGGTGACTTGGCTTGTCTGGCTGAAGCACTGAATGTGAGTGGCGTCGTCAAGGCCTACAGCGGCCTCTTTGAAGAAGCCGTCCCTCTCTTTGAGGAGGCCGTGGAAGCAGCCAGTGCGTCTGGTTACCATTACGGACAAGTGGCTGCGCTCAACAACATCGGTGCCATGTTCAGCAACGTCAATCAGTTCACTAGAGCGAAACACGTCCTCGCTCAAGCTGTTCACTTGGCCAGTGAGCATCATTTTGACTCTGTTCTTGCGGCCTTAGCGCTTCTGAACACCGAGGTGCAGATCAATGTGGGTGATCACCGAGTAGCCGAGGAAGCATGCCAGGTTGCCGAAGCGCTGTTCCAGAAACTGGGCAGCCGACGCGACCTTGGCTTCGTGGCGCTGTTACGTGGGATCATTGCTTTGTGGCAGGACGTGCCGAGTGTGGCGCGAATCAACGGCAATTTTGAGCGGGCAGAGCAGCACTTCCAGGAGGCAGAACGTCTTCTGAAACCTGGCGCCGTTGGCCAACAGATGGACCTTCTTCGACCTGGGCCGGTAGATGTTCTGATCGGTCGGGGGCAATGGGCTGAAGCCCGCGAGCAACTGGAGCGAACGCTGGCTAAAGCGGTGGAAGACGATGATCAGGTAGCGGTGATGAATGCTCACTTTGCACTGGGCCGTGTCGAACATGGAGAACAGCATTACCTGGAAGCCCTCCTGCACTTTCAGACGATGCTCGGGCTGACGCAGTATGAACTGGCCCAGGTCGAGGGCTTGGAGGTCGCTACGGCCACCGTCAGCCGACTTGGCTATCGGGAGATGGCAGCCAGTATCTGGGGAGCTACAGCACGCTTCCGAGAGCAAACCGGGCTGGTGCGACAACCGTACTTTGCTGAACCGCATGATAGAGAACGGCAATGGACACGACAACAACTGGGACAAATGGCCTTCGATGAGGCGTTCACCCAAGGCAAAGCCATGTCCTTGAAGGAGGCTGTGGGGAGGTTGCTTTCACTTCAATGCACTAAAGAGGGGCAGAGTCACCCGAGCCATGGTGTTCAGCCTCTGAACTGA
- a CDS encoding DUF503 domain-containing protein, whose amino-acid sequence MALGYVGVLTVRLEMPWVSNLKEKRALVRPVVERLKVRFPLTVARLDGLDAHDWEVIGVATLSNDYQWVEETLKMAADYIASEGPYRVAEETVEITVLGDGDDLDRDEWDGDDLD is encoded by the coding sequence GTGGCGCTCGGATATGTCGGGGTGCTGACCGTTCGGCTGGAAATGCCCTGGGTCAGCAACCTCAAGGAAAAACGCGCTCTGGTGCGGCCTGTCGTCGAGCGCCTCAAGGTCCGTTTTCCGCTCACGGTGGCCCGGCTCGACGGTCTGGACGCCCACGACTGGGAAGTCATCGGGGTCGCCACACTCAGCAACGACTACCAGTGGGTCGAGGAAACGTTGAAGATGGCCGCCGACTACATCGCCTCCGAGGGGCCGTACCGGGTGGCCGAGGAAACGGTGGAAATCACGGTGCTGGGGGACGGGGACGACCTGGACAGGGACGAATGGGACGGGGACGACTTGGACTGA
- a CDS encoding cation transporter, with translation MDLMTATATRVLLGVRGMNREAGERVAAALLALPGVSQATPDEGQIEVHYDPSLHTVMDLVRTVRMQGFLAGML, from the coding sequence ATGGACCTCATGACTGCAACTGCCACGCGCGTACTTTTGGGTGTCCGGGGAATGAACAGGGAAGCGGGCGAACGGGTCGCGGCCGCGCTGCTCGCCCTGCCCGGCGTCAGTCAGGCGACCCCCGACGAAGGCCAGATCGAGGTTCACTACGACCCGTCCTTGCACACGGTCATGGACCTTGTCCGGACGGTGAGAATGCAGGGCTTCCTGGCCGGGATGCTCTGA